The region GCCGAGGAGTTCGACCGTGCCGATGATCAGCGCGACCGCGACCGACAGTCCGGTGATGGTGAGGTTGTAGTACACCTTGCGGACCGGCTTGGAGAAGGCCCACTCGTAGGCGAAGTTCATGAACGAGCCGTCGATCGTGTCCAGCAGGCACATCCCGGCCGCGAACAGCACCGGCAGGCACAAGATCGCGTACCACGGCAGCCCGGAGGCGGCGCCGGACCCGGCGAGCACCAGCAGCGCGATCTCGGTGGCGGTGTCGAAGCCCAGCCCGAACAGCAGCCCCAGCGGGTACATCTGCCACGGCTTGGTGATCGACTTCATCACCCGGCCGAGCAGCCGGTTCATGAATCCGCGGTTGTTCAGGTGCTCCTCGAGCGCCGCCTCGTCGTAGTGGCCGCCGCGCATCTGCCGGAAGACCTTCCAGATCCCGGCCAGGATCAGCAGGTTGATGAACGCGATGACGTAGAGGAAGGTGCCGGAGACCGTGGTGCCGACCCAGCCGGTGACGCTGTGCAGCTGCGAGTTGTCGTTCTCGACCGGGTCGGCCAGCGACCTGACGCCGAGCGAGAGCAGGAAGGCCAGCCCGAAGACGATGCTGGAGTGGCCGAGCGAGAACCAGAAGCCCACCGACAGCGGCCGCTTGCCCTCGTGCATGAGCTTGCGGGTGGTGTTGTCGATCGCCGCGATGTGGTCGGCGTCGAAGGCGTGCCGCATGCCGAGGGTGTACGCGGTCACCCCGATGCCGATGCCGAAGGACTTGGTGCCCAGGCTGTAGTGCTCGGGTGCGACGATGGCCACCAGCGTGAACCAGCCGATGACGTGCAGTGCCACGATGAACGCGGCCATCCCGCCGAGCCGGGTCCACTCCGCCCGGGTCATCGACCCCGATATCCGTCGCCAGCGGGTCCCGGTGGGTGCCGGGGCCTCGGCGGTGCTGGTCATACGCTGGTCCTCCGTCGGAGCGGCTGGGGAGCGGTTGCCGCAACAGACTACTTGTTGCGAACCGCTTGCAATAGCTTCCCCCGCCGGGTCCCGTTCACACCGCCCGGGATCAGCGCGGTGCCGCGGCCCGTACGTGATGGCGGCCGATCGGCAGCACCAGCGGGGTCCCCGACACCTCGTCGGTCACCACGCGGCTGGCGATGCCGAAGATCCCGCGCACCGTCTGCTCGGTGACCACGTCCGCCGGCCGGCCTTCCGCGGCGATCCTGCCGTCCCTCATGGCGATCGGGTGGTCGCCGTAGCGGCAGGCCGGATCACCGGCGCGCCGACGACCGCCGTCACGATGCCGACCTGGATCCCGCCCGGCCTGGCCGCGACCCGGCCCAGCACGTCGGAGACCAGCAGCAGCGTCGGCGCCAGCCGCATGGCGTACGGCAGGATCCACCGGTGGTCGGGGCCGGGCGGCGGCGCTGCGCTCGCGCTTCTACGGGCGGCTGAACGCCGCCGAACGCGCCGGCCTGTCGCTGATCCTGGTGACCGGCTCGCTGCTGGTGCACTCCGGCCGGGCCGGCCTCGGCGGGGCCACCGCGGCGGCCCTGCTCTTCATCCGGCTCTTCGACCCGGCCAATGTGCTGCTCGGGCCGGCGGCGACCCTCCAGGAGGCCGCCGCGGGGCTCGCCCGGCTGGTCGGCGCCGCGGACCTCACCGCCGACGGGTCCACGGCCCCCGGCGTATCCGCGGCGCCCGACGCCAAGGCCGCGGATGTCACGACCGCTCACGTCGCCGCGGACGGCCGCATCGTGGAGGAGGGCACGCACCGCGAACTCGTAGCGGCGGGCGGCCGTTACGCGGAGTTGTGGCAGGCCTGGTCGCAGCACACGGTCGTGCCGGAGAGCTTGGTCACAGGCGCCGGGAAAGCCGGGCCGATGTCCGTTCGTCCTGATTGACGCATGACAGAACGGACCCCTAGGCTCCACAGCGTAGTGATGACGTGGGAAAGCTGGTGGAAATCCAGCACGGTCGCGCCACTGTGATCCCGCCGCCGCACAGGCGATACGGGGAGTCAGAGAGCCGCTCATCACGACGCCCAGGGAACAGGGACGCACGATCCCCCAAGGAGGGCTCACCTTGAGTAGCATTTCCGCACCCCGCCCGGCAGCCACGCCGGTCGTCCTGCCGGTCTCGAAGGCCGTGCTGTGGCTGGTCGGCACCGCGATCCTCGCGCTCGCCGCCTACTACTTCGTCGGCGTCGACCAGGGTGCCGTCTCGGTCTTCGGCAAGGACATGCACATCCACGAGTTCGTCCACGACGCCCGCCACTTCCTCGGTTTCCCCTGCCACTGACACACCACCGGAACCCGAGGTACGGACAACTCGACATGGAAAAGAAGCTCATCCTGCGCGGCGTTCTGGCCGGCGCAGTCGCAGGGCTGCTCGCCTTCCTCTTCGCCCGCGTCTTCGCCGAGCCCCAGATCAGCAAGGCGATCGACTACGAGAGCGGCCGGGACGCCGCTCAGGCCGTGCTCGACAAGGCGGCCGGGCTGCCCGTGGAGGCGGCCGACCCCGACCTCTTCAGCCGCACCATCCAGGCCGACGTGGGCATCGGCGTCGGCATGATCGTGTTCGGCATGGCGATGGGCGCGCTGTTCGCCGTCGCCTACGCCGTCTGCCTCGGCCGGGTCGGCGGGCTGCGCGCCCGCAGCCTGGCCCTGCTGGTCGCGGCCGGCGGTTTCCTCGGCATGTACCTGGTGCCGTTCATGAAATACCCGGCCAACCCGCCCGCCATCGGCCACGAGGACACCATCAGGGCCCGCAGCGGCCTCTATCTGGTGATGGTGGTGTGCTCGGTGGCCTTCCTGGTGGGCGCCGCCTGGCTGGGCAGGCGGCTGCAGGCCAGGTTCGGCAACTGGAACGCCACCCTGCTGGCGGCCGGCGCCTTCGTCGTCGCCATCGGCGTCGTCATGCTGGTCCTGCCGTCGCTGGGCCATCTGGGCTCCAACAAGCAGCACTTCGGCAACCACGCCACCGAGACGCCGCTGCCGCTCACCGACGACGACGGCCGCATCGTCTACCCGGGCTTCCCCGCCGACGTGCTGTTCTCCTTCCGCTTCTACTCCGTCGCCGCGCAACTGCTGCTGTGGTCGGCGATCGGCCTGGTCTTCGCGCCGCTGGCCGAACGCCTGCTGCGGCCCCGGCCGGACACCGCCCCCGCGCGAGGGACGGCGCCCGTACCGGCATGACGCGCGACGCGTACGGCACGGCCGCGCCGGGCGCGGTGATCGAGGAGATCGCCGCGCTCGGGCCGTTCTTCGCCGTCTCCCTGCACCCGGCCGCCGCGCCGCCCGCCGGGCCGTGGCAGCCGATGAGCGGGCCGCTGCTCGCCGAGCGGGCCGCCGGCGTCAGGGCGTATCTGGCCGCGTCCGGCGGGCAGGGGCCGGACGCGGTCGAGCCGCGGGTCGCCGCCTCGGTCGCCCATCTCGGCCTGGCCGCGCGGCTGGTGTCGCCCGCACTGGCCGCGGCGGTCCTGTACGGGCGCCCGCTCCACTACGACCTCGACGCGGTGCGCTGGCAGCCCGCACTGGGCGGCCCCGTCCCGGTCTCGCTGCCGGACGACGCCCTGCGCCCGCCCGTGCCCGCGCCCGACCGGCTCGCCGACGCGGCGGCCGGACACATGCTGGACGGCCCGCTCGCCGAACTGGCCCGCCGCCTGGGGGCGTTGGGCGTCTCCCCGCACATCCTGCTGGGCAACACCGCCTCCGCGGTCAACGGTGCCGCGACCGCGCTGTCCGCGGCCCGCCCCGAACTCGCCGCCCGCGCCCGCGCCTTCGCCGCCCTGCTGCTCGACCGGCCGCCGCTGAGCGCGCAGAGCGCCCGTACACCCGCGGGCGCCTTCCGGCGGCGCAGCTGCTGCCTGATCTACCGCGCCGCCCCCGACCGCGGGGGCGCCCTGTGCGGTGACTGCGTCCTGCGCGCCGCGACCGGCTGACCCCGCCTCCGCCTCCGCCTTCGTGGCCCGATCCGCCGTTGCGCTGTCGATCCTCACGTACAGTGCGGCCAAAGGGTGTTCGGATCCGTACTCACCAACGGGTCCTGGATGTCCTCCGCCCGTGCCAGGAGGGCGAACCGCAGGGCTGTGCGTCGCGTGTGCGCGCCCTTTGGACGGGCCCAGGTATGCCGGAGAGGTTGGTGCCCTGGTGAAGGCAGCCGTCGAGAGCTTCGACGCGTCGCGTGATGCGCGTTTGGCGGCCTACAGCGCCGTCTCCACATCGCTGGCGCTGTGCAGTGATCACGAACTGCGCGACCTTGTGGACACGGCCGCGCCGATAGGTTCTGGCATCGGCGGGACCTCGGCGCTGCTGGAGGTCGGCGGAACCCCGGTCTTCGTCAAGCGGCTGCCGCTGACCGATCTCGAAAGGCAGCCGGGGAACGTCCGGTCCACGGCGAACCTCTTCGGGCTACCGACCTTCTGCCATCCCGGCCTCGGGGTGCCAGGAGGCCCGGGTTGGGGGGCCTGGCGGGAATTGGCCGTGCACACCATGACGACGAACTGGGTGCTCGCACAGGATCACGAGGGCTTCCCGCTGATGTACCACTGGCGGGTGCTGCCGCACCCCGGGCAGGTGCTGCCCGAGCAACTGGCCGACGTGGAGAAGGCAGTCGCCTACTGGGGAGGCGGGCCGCAGGTGCGCCACCGGATCGAGGCGCTGCGGGACTCCTCGGTGAGCGTCGCGCTGTTCCTGGAGTACATCCCGCAGAACCTGCACGACTGGCTGGACGTCCAGGTCAAGGCCGACGGTGATACGGCCGAGCAGGCATGCACCATGGTGGCGAGGGAACTCCAGGCCGGAACCTCCTTCATGAACGCCCGCGGGCTCCTGCATTTCGACGGCCACTTCCAGAACATCCTCACCGACGGCAGACGCCTGTTCTTCACGGACTACGGCCTCGCGATCTCCTCCCGGTTCGACCTGTCGAAGGAGGAGGCCGGCTTCTTCGCCGCACACCAGACCTATGACCGCTGCTACACCGTCACCCACCTGGTGATCTGGCTCGTCACGGCCCTGTACGGGTACGAGGGGGACGAGCGCAGCGCGTTCGTGCGCGCCTGCGCCCGCGGCGAACCTCCCACGGGCATCCCGCCGCGGGTCGCGGCGATCCTCACCCGCTACGCCCCGATCGCCGAAGTGATGACGGACTACTACCGCGAGTTCCGTTTCGTGAGCAGGCAGACCCCGTATCCGCGGGAGGCGATCCGCCGGATCGGCGGGCCGGACAGCTCGTTCACCATCTGACGGGCCTCGGCGGCCGACAGCCGGCCTGGACGATCTGCCGGCCCGGCCCGGCCGACACCCACCGGCCCGCGGGCCACCCCCTGGGCTGCTCCCTCCGCTGGCTGACTTCCATCGCTTGGCCGGCCGTCGTTCCCGGCGCCGCGCCGCACCGCCGGAAGGCCGTCGCGGGCGTGCGCGGGGCGGTGGAAGCAATGCTCGACACCGGTGTGCCGGGCCGTCGTATGCCCGTGCGCCCTCAACCGGTTCATGGCCGGCGGGTACGGTCCCGCGGCGCCCGCGCGGAGCGCTTTCAGCCAATATAGCCGTACATCTGTCATGGACAGGTAAATAACCTGACACTGTGCATCCGTGCGTAACCGTACGGGCAACCCCCACACACCCAGCGGAGGAATCCGTCCCATGCGAAGAATCAGCTTTCTCGTCGCCGCTCTGACGGCGGCGTTCGCGGCCGCCGTCGCCCCGGCGGTAGCGGCCACCCCCACCGCGGCCGCGCTTCCCGTCCTCAGCCAGACCGTGCCGGGCGGCCCTCCCGTCAACCCGGGCGACCTCCTGACCTCGTCGCTCACCCCGGGCACCACGCTGAACTTCACCACCGCCCCCGGCGGCCCGGTCGGTCTGTTCTGCAAGCAGTCCAGCTGGCGCGGCCAGGTACTGTCCAACCCGCCCGCACCGGGCACCGCGGTGATCAATCTGCTCAACCCGGTCATTATCGCGGGCTGCTTCGACAACTCGCCGACCGTCACCGGCGTCACGAGCGTCACTGTCGGCAACCTCCCGGCGACCATGACGGTCAGTGACACCTCGGGCTACCCGATCCAGATCCTGCCGTCGACCGGTCCGCTGGTGATCGCCTACACCGTGACGACGACCGGCCCGACCGTCACCTGCGTCTTCCAGGCGGGCGGCCCGGTGAACGGCAACACCGGGCCCGGCGGCGCGCCGTGGAAGTTCGTCAACCAGCCGTTCAAGCTGGCCAGCGGGTCCCTGCCGGCCTGCGGCACCTCGCCGACCGCGTTCCTGACCGTCCAGTACAGCCCCGTACTGGACGCGTCAACGGGCGGC is a window of Streptomyces sp. NBC_01477 DNA encoding:
- a CDS encoding (2Fe-2S)-binding protein — encoded protein: MTRDAYGTAAPGAVIEEIAALGPFFAVSLHPAAAPPAGPWQPMSGPLLAERAAGVRAYLAASGGQGPDAVEPRVAASVAHLGLAARLVSPALAAAVLYGRPLHYDLDAVRWQPALGGPVPVSLPDDALRPPVPAPDRLADAAAGHMLDGPLAELARRLGALGVSPHILLGNTASAVNGAATALSAARPELAARARAFAALLLDRPPLSAQSARTPAGAFRRRSCCLIYRAAPDRGGALCGDCVLRAATG
- a CDS encoding CbtA family protein — protein: MEKKLILRGVLAGAVAGLLAFLFARVFAEPQISKAIDYESGRDAAQAVLDKAAGLPVEAADPDLFSRTIQADVGIGVGMIVFGMAMGALFAVAYAVCLGRVGGLRARSLALLVAAGGFLGMYLVPFMKYPANPPAIGHEDTIRARSGLYLVMVVCSVAFLVGAAWLGRRLQARFGNWNATLLAAGAFVVAIGVVMLVLPSLGHLGSNKQHFGNHATETPLPLTDDDGRIVYPGFPADVLFSFRFYSVAAQLLLWSAIGLVFAPLAERLLRPRPDTAPARGTAPVPA
- a CDS encoding protein kinase family protein — protein: MKAAVESFDASRDARLAAYSAVSTSLALCSDHELRDLVDTAAPIGSGIGGTSALLEVGGTPVFVKRLPLTDLERQPGNVRSTANLFGLPTFCHPGLGVPGGPGWGAWRELAVHTMTTNWVLAQDHEGFPLMYHWRVLPHPGQVLPEQLADVEKAVAYWGGGPQVRHRIEALRDSSVSVALFLEYIPQNLHDWLDVQVKADGDTAEQACTMVARELQAGTSFMNARGLLHFDGHFQNILTDGRRLFFTDYGLAISSRFDLSKEEAGFFAAHQTYDRCYTVTHLVIWLVTALYGYEGDERSAFVRACARGEPPTGIPPRVAAILTRYAPIAEVMTDYYREFRFVSRQTPYPREAIRRIGGPDSSFTI
- a CDS encoding CbtB domain-containing protein, with protein sequence MSSISAPRPAATPVVLPVSKAVLWLVGTAILALAAYYFVGVDQGAVSVFGKDMHIHEFVHDARHFLGFPCH
- a CDS encoding Tat pathway signal sequence domain protein; its protein translation is MRRISFLVAALTAAFAAAVAPAVAATPTAAALPVLSQTVPGGPPVNPGDLLTSSLTPGTTLNFTTAPGGPVGLFCKQSSWRGQVLSNPPAPGTAVINLLNPVIIAGCFDNSPTVTGVTSVTVGNLPATMTVSDTSGYPIQILPSTGPLVIAYTVTTTGPTVTCVFQAGGPVNGNTGPGGAPWKFVNQPFKLASGSLPACGTSPTAFLTVQYSPVLDASTGGATVYVN
- a CDS encoding HoxN/HupN/NixA family nickel/cobalt transporter — its product is MTRAEWTRLGGMAAFIVALHVIGWFTLVAIVAPEHYSLGTKSFGIGIGVTAYTLGMRHAFDADHIAAIDNTTRKLMHEGKRPLSVGFWFSLGHSSIVFGLAFLLSLGVRSLADPVENDNSQLHSVTGWVGTTVSGTFLYVIAFINLLILAGIWKVFRQMRGGHYDEAALEEHLNNRGFMNRLLGRVMKSITKPWQMYPLGLLFGLGFDTATEIALLVLAGSGAASGLPWYAILCLPVLFAAGMCLLDTIDGSFMNFAYEWAFSKPVRKVYYNLTITGLSVAVALIIGTVELLGLVSDKANLHGAFWDWVGGLDLNIVGYVIVGLFFLTWAVAMAVWKFGNIEEKWTAGLRPAEQQD